A window from Salvia miltiorrhiza cultivar Shanhuang (shh) chromosome 2, IMPLAD_Smil_shh, whole genome shotgun sequence encodes these proteins:
- the LOC131013577 gene encoding uncharacterized protein LOC131013577 isoform X3, which yields MADPELEAIRQRRMQELMAQRGAGSHQGPEQQKAQEEAKSEAEEQRQLMLTRILTSEARARLARIALVKPEKARGVEDVILRAAQTGQIVEKVSEERLISLLEQINTQTSKETKVTIRRRTSVLDDD from the exons ATG GCCGACCCGGAATTGGAAGCCATCAGGCAAAGGAGAATGCAGGAGCTAATGGCTCAACGTGGCGCA GGTAGTCATCAAGGTCCTGAGCAGCAGAAAGCGCAGGAAGAAGCTAAAAG CGAGGCGGAGGAACAAAGACAACTGATGCTGACACGGATTTTGACATCAGAAGCACGGGCAAGAC TTGCTCGAATTGCTCTGGTAAAACCCGAGAAGGCCAGGGGAGTTGAGGATGTCATACTGAGAGCTGCCCAAACGGGTCAGATTGTTGAGAAG GTATCTGAAGAGAGGCTTATATCACTGCTCGAACAGATCAACACCCAAACAAGTAAAGAAACCAAAGTGACG ATTAGAAGGCGCACGAGTGTTCTGGACGATGATtag
- the LOC131013576 gene encoding pterin-4-alpha-carbinolamine dehydratase 2, mitochondrial codes for MALHSRLCALSFNARVVLTPLLQGVWTVNGRSSIRVADRSQGHEGCLWNNSINGIRAFCINQDLASKKCVPCSSKDLRAMTEETANILIERVPGWNLVKENDSWKLHRSWKVKTFVKGMEFLRLVADVAEAEGHHPDLHLVGWNNVKIDIWTHAVGGLTENDFILAAKINGLNLHNLLRITPTNK; via the exons ATGGCACTTCATTCTCGTCTCTGCGCTCTCTCCTTCAACGCCCGT GTTGTACTGACGCCGCTCTTGCAGGGAGTCTGGACTGTCAATGGACG CTCGAGTATTCGTGTTGCTGATAGATCTCAAGGCCATGAAGGATGCTTGTGGAATAATAGCATTAATGGAATTAGGGCTTTTTGTATTAACCAAG ATTTGGCTAGTAAGAAGTGTGTGCCATGCAGCTCCAAAGATCTGAGGGCTATGACTGAGGAGACAGCCAACATTTTGATCGAGCGG GTTCCTGGATGGAATCTAGTGAAGGAAAATGATTCCTGGAAGCTGCATCGGTCCTGGAAAGTTAAGACTTTCGTCAAAGGAATGGAATTTCTTCGACTCGTGGCTGATGTTGCCGAAGCTGAAG GTCATCACCCAGATCTTCATCTCGTTGGATGGAACAATGTAAAGATTGATATTTGGACTCATGCAGTGG GTGGGCTCACTGAGAATGATTTCATACTTGCTGCCAAGATCAATGGACTTAATCTTCACAACCTTCTAAGGATAACACCTACAAACAAGTAA
- the LOC131013577 gene encoding uncharacterized protein LOC131013577 isoform X1: MADPELEAIRQRRMQELMAQRGAGSHQGPEQQKAQEEAKSEAEEQRQLMLTRILTSEARARLARIALVKPEKARGVEDVILRAAQTGQIVEKVSEERLISLLEQINTQTSKETKVTVSSSGVEFARTSS; encoded by the exons ATG GCCGACCCGGAATTGGAAGCCATCAGGCAAAGGAGAATGCAGGAGCTAATGGCTCAACGTGGCGCA GGTAGTCATCAAGGTCCTGAGCAGCAGAAAGCGCAGGAAGAAGCTAAAAG CGAGGCGGAGGAACAAAGACAACTGATGCTGACACGGATTTTGACATCAGAAGCACGGGCAAGAC TTGCTCGAATTGCTCTGGTAAAACCCGAGAAGGCCAGGGGAGTTGAGGATGTCATACTGAGAGCTGCCCAAACGGGTCAGATTGTTGAGAAG GTATCTGAAGAGAGGCTTATATCACTGCTCGAACAGATCAACACCCAAACAAGTAAAGAAACCAAAGTGACGGTAAGTAGTAGTGGTGTTGAGTTCGCAAGAACTAGCAGTTGA